One region of Brassica napus cultivar Da-Ae chromosome A10, Da-Ae, whole genome shotgun sequence genomic DNA includes:
- the LOC106370674 gene encoding cyclin-D4-2-like: protein MSEIERSSFDDENSITSYRTSILQMGFPSEEDEETIREMIHKERQHSPRDDYLERLRSGDLDLNVRNQALDWIRKACEELRFGPVCICLAVNYLDRFLSVHDLPSGKAWAVQLLAVSCLSLAVKIEDIKVPELIIHLQVGGDPWFVFEAKYVQRMELLVLNVLKWRLRAVTPCSYIRYFLSKIYGYDQEPSSRLISRSLQVIASTTKGIDFLEFRASEIGAAVALSVSEELHKLQFDKFSFSSLCPHLDKERVKKIGEMIERNGSASCPQTPPNNNAVLQFKTLSTSSVSSSLTSLS from the exons ATGTCAGAAATTGAAAGATCGAGTTTTGATGATGAGAACTCGATTACATCTTACCGAACATCGATCCTTCAAATGGGTTTTCCATCGGAGGAGGACGAAGAGACAATCAGAGAGATGATCCACAAAGAGAGACAACACTCGCCGAGAGATGATTACTTAGAGAGACTGAGAAGTGGTGATTTGGATTTAAATGTCAGAAACCAAGCCCTTGATTGGATTCGGAAG GCATGTGAGGAACTTCGGTTTGGACCAGTGTGTATATGCTTAGCAGTTAACTACTTGGATCGTTTCTTATCTGTTCATGACTTGCCT AGTGGAAAAGCATGGGCTGTGCAGTTGTTAGCTGTGTCTTGTTTATCCCTGGCTGTTAAAATCGAGGATATTAAAGTTCCAGAGTTAATAATACATCTTCAG GTTGGAGGAGATCCTTGGTTTGTGTTTGAGGCTAAATATGTTCAAAGAATGGAGCTTTTGGTGTTGAACGTATTGAAATGGAGGTTGCGAGCCGTGACGCCGTGCTCTTACATTAGATACTTTTTGAGTAAGATCTATGGCTATGATCAAGAACCATCTAGCAGACTGATCTCCAGATCACTACAAGTGATAGCTAGTACAACCAAAG GTATTGACTTTTTGGAGTTTAGAGCTTCAGAGATTGGTGCTGCTGTTGCACTTTCTGTTTCTGAAGAACTCCATAAATTACAGTTTGACAAATTCTCCTTCTCTTCCTTATGCCCACACCTTGATAAG gagagagtgaagaagattggtgaaatgatagagagaaatGGGTCAGCTTCATGTCCACAGACACCACCCAATAATAATGCAGTCTTACAATTTAAGACTCTTTCTACTTCTTCTGTTTCCTCCTCTCTCACTTCTCTTTCTTAA